One window of the Sander lucioperca isolate FBNREF2018 chromosome 5, SLUC_FBN_1.2, whole genome shotgun sequence genome contains the following:
- the LOC116050807 gene encoding extracellular calcium-sensing receptor-like, whose amino-acid sequence MDGDYVIGGVLSIHHYMHTVKHNYTTMPEPLRCTGSIDSRELRFSRAMIFAIEEINNSTELLPGIKLGYQIYDSCASVPVAVHVAFQLSNGMDPVFYTSDNCSQSGMVMAVVGESGSSPSISMSRIIGPFNIPQVSHFATCACLSDKQQYPNFFRTIPSDQFQADALAKLVKHFGWTWIGAVRSDSDYGNNGMASFLDAARKEGICVEYSESFYRTHPRSRIQRVADVIRRSTAMVVVAFAASGDLMLLLEELSLEPSPPRQWIGSEAWVTNTELLRFSFCAGAIGFAIERSIIPGLRDFLLDLSPSKVAASPVLTEFWEDAFNCRLGKSAATDKRVCDGTEDIKTLQSPYTDTSKLRITNMVYKAVYAIAHAIHKAVCQKTNSTTQCDKFTRIESKEVLTQLKKVNFSQNGYDVSFDANGDPVARYELVNWQKSERGSIEMVTVGHYDASLPVGQKFCINRNLTWVDGGTQVPVSVCTNSCPPGTRKVLQKGKPICCYDCIPCPEGEISNATDSPDCLPCLKEFWPNAERDTCLPKPVEFLSYNEVLGIILAAFSVGGACLAIITAAVFYRHRTSPIVRANNSELSFLLLFSLTLCFLCSLTFIGAPSEWSCMLRHTAFGITFVLCMSCVLGKTIVVLMAFRATLPGSNVMKWFGPPQQRMTVVSFTFIQVLICTIWLGLSPPFPMKNLTIYKKRIILECALGSAIGFWAVLGYIGLLAVFCFMLAVLARKLPDNFNEAKLITFSMLIFCAVWITFIPAYLSSPGKFTVAVEIFAILASSFGLILCIFAPKCFIILFKPEKNTKKHLMNKNQS is encoded by the exons ATGGATGGTGACTATGTTATTGGTGGTGTTTTGTCCATACACcactacatgcacacagtgaagCATAACTACACCACCATGCCTGAGCCACTAAGATGCACAGGAAG CATTGACTCCCGTGAACTGCGCTTCTCACGCGCAATGATCTTTGCCATCGAGGAGATAAACAACAGCACGGAGCTGCTGCCGGGAATCAAACTCGGTTATCAGATCTACGACTCCTGCGCCTCTGTGCCCGTGGCGGTGCATGTGGCATTCCAGCTTTCAAATGGCATGGACCCGGTGTTTTACACCAGTGACAATTGCTCACAATCTGGTATGGTGATGGCTGTCGTTGGTGAGTCTGGGTCCTCGCCATCCATCAGCATGTCGCGCATTATCGGGCCCTTTAACATTCCTCAA GTGAGTCACTTTGCTACTTGTGCATGTCTGTCCGATAAGCAACAGTACCCAAATTTCTTCAGAACAATCCCTAGTGATCAGTTCCAGGCTGACGCGCTGGCCAAGCTGGTAAAACACTTTGGCTGGACTTGGATAGGTGCTGTCCGGTCAGATTCAGACTATGGCAATAATGGTATGGCGTCTTTCCTGGACGCAGCACGCAAAGAGGGGATCTGTGTGGAATACTCTGAATCTTTCTATCGGACCCACCCACGTAGCAGGATCCAGAGAGTAGCTGACGTTATCCGCAG GTCAACAGCTATGGTTGTTGTGGCATTTGCAGCCTCTGGAGACCTGATGCTTCTGCTGGAGGAGCTGTCGCTCGAGCCTTCTCCACCTCGCCAGTGGATAGGCAGTGAAGCCTGGGTAACAAACACAGAATTGCTGAGGTTCAGCTTCTGTGCTGGAGCCATCGGATTTGCCATTGAGCGATCTATCATCCCAGGTCTGAGAGACTTCTTGCTggatctctctccctctaaaGTGGCTGCCTCTCCAGTGCTTACTGAGTTCTGGGAGGATGCATTCAACTGCAGGCTGGGAAAAA gtgcAGCCACAGATAAGAGAGTGTGTGATGGAACTGAAGACATAAAGACGCTCCAGAGTCCGTACACTGACACATCTAAGCTTCGAATCACTAACATGGTATACAAGGCTGTTTATGCAATAGCTCATGCCATTCATAAAGCAGTGTGTCAGAAAACAAATTCTACAACTCAGTGTGACAAATTCACCAGGATAGAGTCCAAAGAG GTTCTTACTCAGctgaaaaaagtaaatttttccCAAAACGGTTATGATGTGTCATTTGATGCCAACGGTGATCCTGTGGCCAGATATGAGCTGGTTAACTGGCAAAAAAGTGAAAGAGGCAGCATTGAGATGGTGACAGTAGGGCACTACGATGCATCACTGCCAGTAGGCCAGAAGTTCTGTATCAACAGGAACCTCACCTGGGTGGACGGTGGCACACAA GTTCCTGTGTCAGTGTGCACTAACAGCTGTCCTCCAGGAACTCGTAAAGTGCTGCAGAAAGGAAAACCCATCTGCTGTTATGATTGCATACCGTGTCCAGAGGGAGAGATTAGTAATGCTACAG attCCCCTGATTGTCTCCCTTGCCTCAAGGAGTTCTGGCCtaatgcagagagagacacttgTCTCCCCAAGCCTGTAGAGTTTCTTTCCTACAACGAGGTCCTAGGAATCATCCTGGCTGCATTCTCAGTTGGTGGTGCCTGTCTGGCTATTATAACAGCAGCTGTGTTCTATCGTCACAGGACATCCCCGATTGTCAGGGCCAACAACTCTGAGCTGAGCTTcctgctgctcttctccctgactctatgttttttatgttcattAACTTTCATTGGAGCACCCTCTGAGTGGTCCTGCATGCTGCGCCACACAGCTTTTGGGATCACCTTTGTCCTCTGTATGTCTTGTGTTCTTGGAAAAACAATAGTAGTGTTAATGGCCTTCAGAGCTACACTCCCAGGTAGTAATgtcatgaaatggtttggtcctcCACAGCAAAGAATGACTGTAGTTTCTTTCACATTTATTCAAGTTTTAATATGTACTATTTGGTTGGGTCTTAGTCCCCCTTTTCCAATGAAAAACCTAACCATATACAAAAAGAGAATCATCCTGGAGTGTGCGTTAGGCTCAGCTATTGGGTTCTGGGCTGTGCTCGGGTACATAGGCCTACTGGCTGTCTTTTGCTTTATGTTAGCTGTCCTAGCTCGGAAATTACCTGATAATTTTAATGAAGCCAAGCTTATCACCTTCAGCATGCTGATATTCTGTGCAGTCTGGATCACATTTATCCCTGCATATCTCAGCTCTCCTGGGAAATTTACTGTGGCTGTGGAGATATTTGCCATTCTGGCCTCCAGTTTTGGACTAATACTGTGTATATTTGCTCCAAAGTGTTTCATCATATTGTTTAAGCCAGAGAAGAACACAAAGAAacatttaatgaacaaaaatcaATCCTAA
- the LOC116050810 gene encoding extracellular calcium-sensing receptor-like, which translates to MNTVKHNYTTIPEPPRCTGSFDSRELRFSRAMIFAIEEINNSTELLPGIKLGYQIYDSCASVPVAVHVAFQLSNGLDPVFYTGDNCSQSGMVMAVVGESGSTPSISMSRIIGPFNIPQVSHFATCACLSNKQQYPSFFRTIPSDQFQADALAKLVKHFGWTWIGAVRSDSDYGNNGMASFLDAAHKEGICVEYSESFYRTHPRSRIQKVADVIRRSTAMVVVAFADFGDLRLLLEELSLEPSPPRQWIGSEAWVTDTELLRFSFCAGAIGFGIQKSVIPGLRDFLLDLSPSKVAASPVLTEFWEDAFNCRLGKIAATDKRLCDGTEDIKTLQSPYTDTSQLRITNMVYKAVYVIAHAIHKAVCQETNSTTQCDKFTRIESKKVLTQLTKVHFSQNGYDVSFDANGDPVARYELVNWQKSQSGRIEMVTVGQYDASLLVGQKFRINRNLTWVDGGTQVPVSVCTDSCPPGTRKVLQKGKPICCYDCILCPEGEISNATDSPDCLPCPKEFWPNAERDTCLPKPVEFLSYNEVLGIILAAFSVGGACLAIITAAVFYRHRTSPIVRANNSELSFLLLFSLTLCFLCSLTFIGAPSEWSCMLRHTAFGITFVLCMSCVLGKTIVVLMAFRATLPGSNVMKWFGPPQQRMTVVSFTFIQVLICTIWLGLSPPFPMKNLTIYKERIILECALGSPIGFWTVLGYIGLLAVFCFVLAVLARKLPDNFNEAKLITFSMLIFCAVWITFIPAYISSPGKFTVAVEIFAILASSFGLILCIFAPKCFIILLKPEKNTKKHLMTKNQS; encoded by the exons ATGAACACAGTGAAGCATAACTACACCACCATTCCTGAGCCACCAAGATGCACAGGAAG cTTTGACTCCCGTGAACTGCGCTTCTCACGCGCAATGATCTTCGCCATCGAGGAGATAAACAACAGCACGGAACTGCTGCCGGGAATCAAACTCGGTTATCAGATCTACGACTCGTGCGCCTCGGTGCCCGTGGCGGTGCATGTGGCATTCCAGCTTTCAAATGGCCTGGACCCGGTGTTTTATACCGGCGACAATTGCTCACAATCTGGTATGGTGATGGCTGTCGTTGGTGAGTCTGGGTCCACGCCATCCATCAGCATGTCGCGCATCATCGGGCCCTTTAACATCCCTCAA GTGAGCCACTTTGCCACTTGTGCATGCCTGTCCAATAAGCAGCAGTACCCGAGTTTCTTCAGAACAATCCCTAGTGATCAGTTCCAGGCTGACGCGCTGGCCAAGCTGGTAAAACACTTTGGCTGGACTTGGATAGGTGCTGTCCGGTCAGATTCGGATTATGGCAATAATGGTATGGCGTCTTTCCTGGACGCAGCACACAAAGAGGGGATCTGTGTGGAATACTCAGAATCTTTCTATCGGACCCACCCACGTAGCAGGATCCAGAAAGTAGCTGACGTTATCCGCAG GTCGACAGCTATGGTTGTTGTGGCATTTGCAGACTTTGGAGATCTAAGGCTTCTGCTGGAGGAACTGTCGCTCGAGCCATCTCCACCTCGCCAGTGGATAGGCAGTGAAGCCTGGGTAACAGACACAGAATTGCTGAGGTTCAGCTTCTGTGCTGGAGCCATCGGATTTGGCATTCAGAAATCTGTCATCCCAGGTCTGAGAGACTTCTTGCTGGATCTCTCTCCTTCTAAAGTGGCTGCATCTCCAGTGCTTACTGAGTTCTGGGAGGATGCATTCAACTGCAGGCTGGGAAAAA ttGCAGCCACAGACAAGAGATTATGTGATGGAACTGAAGACATAAAGACGCTCCAGAGCCCGTACACTGACACATCTCAGCTCCGGATCACTAACATGGTATACAAGGCTGTTTATGTAATAGCTCATGCCATTCATAAAGCAGTGTGTCAGGAAACAAATTCTACAACTCAGTGTGACAAATTCACCAGGATAGAGTCCAAAAAG GTTCTTACTCAGCTGACGAAAGTACATTTTTCCCAAAACGGTTATGATGTGTCATTTGATGCCAACGGTGATCCTGTGGCCAGATATGAGCTGGTTAACTGGCAAAAAAGTCAGAGTGGCAGGATTGAGATGGTGACAGTAGGGCAATACGATGCATCACTGCTGGTGGGCCAGAAGTTCCGTATCAACAGGAACCTCACCTGGGTGGATGGTGGCACACAA GTGCCTGTGTCAGTGTGTACTGACAGCTGTCCACCAGGAACTCGTAAAGTGCTGCAGAAAGGAAAACCCATCTGCTGTTATGATTGTATACTGTGTCCTGAGGGAGAGATTAGTAATGCTACAG attCCCCTGATTGTCTCCCTTGCCCCAAGGAGTTCTGGCCtaatgcagagagagacacttgTCTCCCCAAGCCTGTAGAGTTTCTGTCCTACAACGAGGTCCTAGGAATCATCTTGGCTGCATTCTCAGTTGGTGGTGCCTGTCTGGCCATTATAACAGCGGCTGTGTTCTATCGTCACAGGACATCACCGATTGTCAGGGCCAACAACTCTGAGCTGAGCTTcctgctgctcttctccctgactCTGTGTTTCTTATGTTCATTAACTTTCATTGGAGCACCCTCTGAGTGGTCCTGCATGCTGCGCCACACAGCGTTTGGAATCACCTTCGTCCTCTGTATGTCTTGTGTTCTTGGAAAAACAATAGTAGTGTTAATGGCCTTCAGAGCTACACTCCCAGGTAGTAATGtgatgaaatggtttggtcctcCACAGCAAAGAATGACTGTAGTGTCTTTCACGTTTATTCAAGTTTTAATATGTACTATTTGGTTGGGTCTTAGTCCCCCTTTTCCAATGAAAAACCTAACCATATACAAAGAGAGAATCATCCTGGAATGTGCATTAGGCTCACCTATTGGGTTCTGGACTGTGCTCGGGTACATAGGCCTACTGGCTGTCTTTTGCTTTGTGTTAGCTGTCCTAGCTCGAAAATTACCTGATAATTTTAATGAAGCCAAGCTCATCACCTTCAGCATGCTGATATTCTGTGCAGTCTGGATCACATTTATCCCTGCATATATCAGCTCTCCTGGGAAATTTACTGTGGCTGTGGAGATATTTGCCATTCTGGCCTCCAGTTTTGGATTAATACTGTGTATATTTGCTCCAAAGTGTTTCATCATATTGTTGAAGCCAGAGAAGAACACCAAGAAACATTTAATGACCAAAAATCAATCCTAA